The proteins below are encoded in one region of Candidatus Bathyarchaeum sp.:
- a CDS encoding ECF transporter S component produces the protein MENKQTLQASSLKTTTVDLVTISLLAGLGLATKSVLRPLIGVITSSLYIPTGAVAGGLYMMWPVVAYGLVGKRGAATMTALVQAIISLVSPFGNFGVLSFVIYLAPGLAIDAFLFLTRHKACCMACCFGASAIANIVGTALVGVLVLALPIVPLVFSMILAAISGGLGGIIANTLLVECKKLGL, from the coding sequence ATGGAAAACAAACAAACCCTTCAGGCAAGCAGCCTGAAAACAACAACAGTGGACCTAGTCACGATCTCTCTTTTGGCAGGCTTGGGTTTGGCAACAAAAAGTGTTCTTAGACCCCTAATTGGAGTGATAACAAGTTCTTTGTATATTCCAACTGGTGCTGTGGCTGGGGGACTGTACATGATGTGGCCAGTAGTCGCTTATGGGCTTGTAGGAAAACGTGGAGCCGCAACCATGACCGCGCTAGTTCAAGCGATAATCAGTCTAGTATCTCCCTTTGGAAACTTTGGAGTTCTCTCCTTTGTAATCTATCTTGCTCCAGGACTGGCAATTGATGCCTTCCTGTTTTTAACTCGCCACAAAGCATGTTGCATGGCATGCTGTTTTGGGGCTTCTGCTATCGCAAACATTGTAGGAACGGCCTTAGTTGGTGTTCTAGTTCTTGCACTACCGATAGTTCCTCTGGTTTTCTCAATGATTTTGGCTGCAATAAGCGGGGGTTTAGGTGGAATTATCGCTAACACGTTACTGGTTGAATGCAAAAAACTTGGATTATGA